The Streptomyces sp. Alt3 genome has a segment encoding these proteins:
- a CDS encoding amino acid ABC transporter permease, which produces MSLTSDPPVHPPAVPDTAGEPAADDYATLEVVPVRHPWRWVAVAATAVLLAQFLNGLITNPGWEWDVFARFFTTETILHAVWVTLQLTFYGTVTGFAIGIVLAFMRLSASPFLRAVSYAYIWAFRSIPLIVQLLFWFNLAYLYKELQLGIPFGPGFVSFDTMNLVGAMSAAVLGLALHQAAYAAEIVRGGVLAVDSGQLEAAAALGIPRLRQLRRIVLPQAMRSILPNAANEIISLFKGTSIVSVMAIGELFYQVQVVYGRNGRVVPLLMVATVWYILLTTVLSVLQYYVERHYAKGAVR; this is translated from the coding sequence ATGTCGCTGACCAGCGATCCACCCGTCCACCCACCGGCCGTGCCCGACACCGCCGGGGAACCGGCCGCCGACGACTACGCCACCCTGGAAGTCGTCCCCGTACGCCACCCCTGGCGCTGGGTGGCCGTCGCTGCCACGGCCGTGCTGCTCGCCCAGTTCCTGAACGGCCTGATCACCAACCCCGGCTGGGAATGGGACGTCTTCGCCCGCTTCTTCACCACCGAGACCATCCTCCACGCCGTCTGGGTCACCCTGCAGCTGACCTTCTACGGCACGGTGACGGGCTTCGCGATCGGCATCGTCCTGGCATTCATGAGGCTGTCCGCCAGCCCTTTCCTCAGGGCGGTCTCGTACGCCTACATCTGGGCGTTCCGCTCGATCCCGCTCATCGTCCAGCTGCTGTTCTGGTTCAACCTGGCCTACCTCTACAAGGAGCTCCAGCTCGGCATACCGTTCGGGCCCGGATTCGTCTCCTTCGACACGATGAACCTCGTCGGCGCGATGAGCGCCGCCGTCCTCGGGCTCGCCCTGCACCAGGCGGCGTACGCGGCCGAGATCGTGCGGGGTGGCGTACTGGCCGTCGACAGCGGCCAGTTGGAAGCTGCCGCCGCGCTCGGCATCCCACGGCTGAGGCAGCTGCGGCGCATCGTGCTCCCGCAGGCCATGCGCTCCATCCTGCCGAACGCCGCCAACGAGATCATCTCCCTCTTCAAGGGCACCTCGATCGTCTCCGTGATGGCGATCGGCGAACTCTTCTACCAGGTCCAGGTCGTCTACGGACGCAACGGCCGGGTGGTGCCCCTGCTCATGGTGGCCACCGTCTGGTACATCCTCCTGACCACCGTGCTCTCCGTCCTCCAGTACTACGTCGAACGTCACTACGCGAAGGGGGCCGTGCGATGA
- a CDS encoding amino acid ABC transporter ATP-binding protein produces the protein MVEIRSVHKSFGAVEVLRGIDLSVRAGEVTVVLGPSGSGKSTLLRTINHLEKVDQGWISVDGTLVGYRRSGNKLYELREREVLRQRTRIGFVFQNFNLFPHLTVLENIIEAPVAALGRPRKDAVASAEKLLDRVGLADKAGAYPKQLSGGQQQRVAIARALALEPKLLLFDEPTSALDPELVGEVLDVIKDLARGGTTMIVVTHEIGFAREVADTVVFMDEGRIVEQGPPADVLDRPVQERTRAFLSKVL, from the coding sequence ATGGTCGAGATCCGGTCCGTGCACAAGAGCTTCGGCGCCGTCGAGGTGCTCCGCGGCATCGATCTGTCCGTACGCGCCGGAGAGGTGACCGTCGTCCTCGGCCCGTCGGGGTCGGGGAAGTCCACCCTGCTGCGCACCATCAACCACCTGGAGAAGGTCGACCAGGGCTGGATCAGCGTCGACGGCACCCTGGTGGGCTACCGGAGGTCCGGCAACAAGCTGTACGAGCTGCGCGAACGCGAGGTCCTGCGCCAGCGCACCCGCATCGGTTTCGTCTTCCAGAACTTCAACCTCTTCCCGCACCTCACCGTGCTGGAGAACATCATCGAGGCCCCGGTCGCAGCCCTGGGCCGCCCCCGCAAGGACGCCGTCGCCTCGGCGGAGAAGCTCCTGGACCGCGTCGGGCTCGCCGACAAGGCAGGGGCCTACCCCAAGCAGCTCTCCGGAGGCCAGCAGCAGCGCGTCGCCATCGCCCGCGCCCTCGCCCTGGAACCGAAGCTGCTGCTCTTCGACGAGCCGACGTCGGCGCTCGACCCCGAGCTCGTCGGCGAGGTCCTCGACGTCATCAAGGACCTGGCCCGCGGGGGCACCACGATGATCGTCGTCACGCACGAGATCGGCTTCGCCCGCGAGGTCGCCGACACCGTCGTCTTCATGGACGAGGGACGGATCGTCGAACAGGGTCCGCCCGCCGACGTACTCGACCGTCCGGTCCAGGAGCGCACCCGCGCCTTCCTCTCCAAGGTCCTCTGA
- a CDS encoding NtaA/DmoA family FMN-dependent monooxygenase (This protein belongs to a clade of FMN-dependent monooxygenases, within a broader family of flavin-dependent oxidoreductases, the luciferase-like monooxygenase (LMM) family, some of whose members use coenzyme F420 rather than FMN.) — MKQMHLAAHFPGVNSTTVWADPRSRSQIDFTSFEHLARTAERGKFDFFFLAEGLRLREHNGRIHDLDVVGRPESLTVLNALAAVTERLGLAATVNATFNEPYELARRLATLDHLSEGRAAWNVVTSSDAFTGENFRRGGYLDRADRYTRAAEFVSTARELWDSWTPDGTSRPFAHSGQHFEISGEFTVPRSPQGHPVVIQAGDSDEGREFAASTADVIFTRHGTLEAGRTFYADVKARLKKYGRQPGDLKIMPGVTVVLGGTDEEAQQNAAGIRRQQVSPQNAILALEQVWGRDLSSYDPDGPLPSVDPDPGSSLVQGRVRVADPLAVAARWRELSEAKGLSIRQTVIESTARQSFIGAPETVAAELEKFVAEDAADGFILVPHLTPGGLDDFVDRVVPLLQERGSFRSEYTGSTLRSHLGLTEPVWKG, encoded by the coding sequence ATGAAGCAGATGCACCTCGCCGCCCACTTCCCGGGCGTCAACAGCACCACCGTGTGGGCCGACCCCCGCTCGCGGAGCCAGATCGACTTCACCTCCTTCGAGCACCTGGCCAGGACCGCCGAGCGGGGGAAGTTCGACTTCTTCTTCCTCGCGGAGGGGCTGCGGCTGCGCGAGCACAACGGCCGCATCCACGACCTCGACGTGGTCGGCCGCCCCGAATCCCTCACCGTCCTCAACGCCCTGGCAGCCGTCACCGAACGCCTCGGGCTCGCCGCCACGGTCAACGCGACCTTCAACGAGCCGTACGAACTCGCCCGCCGCCTCGCCACGCTCGACCACCTCAGCGAGGGCCGCGCCGCGTGGAACGTGGTGACCTCGTCGGACGCCTTCACCGGCGAGAACTTCCGCCGCGGCGGCTACCTCGACCGTGCCGACCGGTACACCCGCGCCGCCGAGTTCGTCTCCACCGCACGTGAGCTGTGGGACTCCTGGACGCCCGACGGCACCTCCCGTCCGTTCGCGCACTCCGGGCAGCACTTCGAGATCTCCGGGGAGTTCACCGTCCCCCGCTCGCCCCAGGGCCACCCCGTCGTCATCCAGGCAGGGGACTCCGACGAGGGCCGCGAGTTCGCGGCCTCCACCGCCGACGTCATCTTCACCCGGCACGGCACCCTGGAGGCGGGCCGGACGTTCTACGCCGACGTCAAGGCGCGCCTCAAGAAGTACGGCAGGCAGCCGGGGGACCTGAAGATCATGCCCGGGGTGACCGTCGTCCTGGGCGGGACGGACGAGGAGGCACAGCAGAACGCCGCCGGGATCCGCCGGCAGCAGGTCTCCCCGCAGAACGCGATCCTCGCCCTCGAACAGGTCTGGGGACGCGACCTCTCCTCGTACGACCCCGACGGGCCACTGCCGTCCGTCGACCCCGACCCCGGATCGAGCCTGGTCCAGGGCCGGGTCCGGGTCGCGGACCCGCTGGCCGTGGCCGCGAGGTGGCGGGAGCTCTCCGAGGCCAAGGGGCTGTCCATCCGCCAGACGGTCATCGAGTCGACGGCACGGCAGTCCTTCATCGGCGCCCCGGAGACGGTCGCCGCGGAACTGGAGAAGTTCGTCGCCGAGGACGCGGCCGACGGCTTCATCCTCGTACCGCATCTCACCCCGGGCGGGCTGGACGACTTCGTCGACAGGGTCGTCCCGCTCCTCCAGGAACGCGGATCCTTCCGCTCGGAATACACCGGCTCCACGCTGAGGTCGCACCTCGGACTGACCGAGCCGGTATGGAAAGGTTGA
- a CDS encoding amino acid ABC transporter permease, with product MSAQTETHAPSLPAPPGERAGEAAAPRIVPVRRTGQWAAAVVVLILLAGALVSVVRNDAFQWDVVGAYLTTDSVLRGLGLTLWLTGLVMVLGFALGTLLAVLRLSGNRVLQAVSWGYIWLFRSTPILVQLLFWFNIGALYPQILGVSTVNLLGPVTVAVIGLTLHEAAYAAEVVRGGILSVERGQLEAAQSLGLGPWRRLRRIVLPQAMRSIVPPAGNMLIGTLKGTSIVSIIAVQDLLYSVQLVYHRTYEVIPLLLVATLWYVAVTSLLSIGQYYVERHYARGTAGTR from the coding sequence ATGTCCGCGCAGACAGAAACCCATGCCCCGTCACTCCCCGCCCCGCCGGGCGAGCGTGCCGGGGAGGCCGCCGCCCCGCGCATCGTCCCCGTACGCCGAACCGGCCAGTGGGCGGCCGCTGTTGTCGTCCTGATCCTCCTCGCGGGCGCCCTGGTCTCCGTCGTACGCAACGACGCCTTCCAGTGGGACGTCGTCGGCGCGTACCTCACGACCGACTCCGTGCTGCGGGGCCTCGGCCTCACCCTGTGGCTCACCGGCCTCGTCATGGTGCTCGGCTTCGCCCTCGGCACCCTGCTGGCGGTCCTCAGGCTCTCCGGAAACCGCGTGCTCCAGGCGGTGAGCTGGGGCTACATCTGGCTGTTCCGGTCCACCCCGATCCTGGTCCAGCTGCTCTTCTGGTTCAACATCGGCGCGCTCTACCCGCAGATCCTCGGCGTCAGCACCGTCAATCTCCTCGGCCCGGTCACCGTCGCCGTCATAGGGCTCACCCTCCACGAGGCCGCGTACGCCGCCGAAGTGGTCCGTGGCGGCATCCTCTCCGTCGAACGAGGCCAGCTGGAGGCAGCCCAGTCGCTCGGCCTCGGGCCCTGGCGCCGGCTCCGGCGGATCGTGCTGCCGCAGGCCATGCGCTCCATCGTCCCGCCCGCCGGGAACATGCTGATCGGGACCCTGAAGGGCACCTCGATCGTCAGCATCATCGCCGTGCAGGACCTGCTGTACTCCGTGCAGCTCGTCTACCACCGCACCTACGAGGTCATCCCCCTGCTGCTGGTCGCCACCCTCTGGTACGTCGCCGTCACCTCCCTGCTGTCCATCGGCCAGTACTACGTCGAACGCCACTACGCGCGCGGCACGGCGGGCACACGATGA
- a CDS encoding DUF5685 family protein, producing the protein MFGIVRPCTHRLSEGLKTEWMAHLCGLCLALRADHGQFARVVTNYDGLIVSVLTEAQAERSAEQRRTAGPCPLRSMRTAPVARGEGARLAAAVSLVLASAKVRDHVADRDGLLKRRPVAAAARRVAAGWDRAGARTGAELGFDTAVLVDAVDRQTGIESLAGPGTPLLTVTEPTETATAAAFAHTAVLAGKPQNAAPLAEAGRLFGRLAHLLDAVEDREADAASGAWNPLTATGTPLAEARRLCDDALHGVRLAMRDAEFTDAALAHVLLVHELRRSVDRAFGSTACSHQPGEAPSGAFGPPPGNPYAPSGPPGPPLPPEPPRNRRGLITGCLVWAGLACTCQMCCAGTFHDPWSGQEREGLCHKGDCCDWCEGCGEGCSCCGNCCSCCESCDCGCDC; encoded by the coding sequence GTGTTCGGAATCGTGAGGCCATGCACCCATCGGCTCTCCGAAGGGCTCAAGACGGAGTGGATGGCTCATCTCTGCGGGCTGTGCCTAGCCCTCCGGGCTGACCACGGCCAGTTCGCACGCGTCGTCACGAACTACGACGGCCTCATCGTCTCGGTCCTGACGGAGGCTCAGGCGGAACGGTCCGCGGAGCAGCGGCGTACGGCGGGGCCCTGCCCGCTGCGCTCGATGCGGACGGCGCCGGTCGCCCGCGGGGAGGGGGCCAGACTGGCCGCCGCCGTGTCGCTCGTGCTGGCGTCCGCGAAGGTGCGCGACCATGTGGCCGACCGGGACGGGCTGTTGAAGCGGCGACCGGTGGCCGCCGCCGCCCGCCGGGTCGCGGCGGGCTGGGACAGGGCCGGCGCGCGCACCGGGGCGGAGCTCGGCTTCGACACGGCGGTCCTCGTCGACGCCGTCGACCGGCAGACCGGGATCGAGTCGCTCGCCGGGCCTGGCACCCCGCTGCTGACGGTCACCGAACCCACCGAGACGGCGACGGCCGCGGCCTTCGCGCACACCGCCGTGCTCGCGGGCAAGCCGCAGAACGCGGCGCCGCTCGCCGAGGCCGGACGGCTCTTCGGGCGGCTGGCCCATCTGCTGGACGCCGTGGAGGACAGGGAAGCTGACGCGGCGTCGGGTGCCTGGAACCCGCTCACCGCCACCGGAACGCCCCTCGCCGAGGCCCGCCGGCTGTGCGACGACGCGCTGCACGGCGTGCGTCTCGCGATGCGTGACGCGGAGTTCACCGACGCCGCCCTGGCGCACGTGCTCCTGGTGCACGAACTGCGGCGCTCCGTGGACCGGGCCTTCGGCTCCACCGCGTGCTCGCACCAGCCGGGCGAGGCGCCCTCGGGAGCCTTCGGTCCGCCCCCCGGCAATCCGTACGCACCGTCCGGGCCTCCGGGACCGCCCCTGCCGCCCGAGCCGCCCCGCAACCGCCGTGGTCTCATCACCGGCTGCCTGGTCTGGGCCGGGCTCGCCTGCACCTGCCAGATGTGCTGCGCCGGTACCTTCCACGACCCGTGGAGCGGCCAGGAGCGCGAGGGGCTCTGCCACAAGGGCGACTGCTGCGACTGGTGCGAGGGCTGCGGGGAGGGCTGCAGCTGCTGCGGAAACTGCTGCAGCTGCTGCGAGAGCTGCGACTGCGGGTGCGACTGCTGA
- a CDS encoding ABC transporter substrate-binding protein, with protein sequence MSVRRTLTAVLATLTAAGLLTACGTADGTEDVIRPEGRKDTGINIGPDQNRIRGKKVDAIAAQLPAAVRERGTLRLGASADASPPLGFYATDDRTRIGSEIDLATLIADTLGLKPKFEQVSWENLFVGLDSSKFDGVLSNVTVTEERKEKYDFATYRLDNIAFEARKGSGWKVKGPADVAGKTISVASGTNQEKILVDWSEENVEAGREPVDIKYFQKDTDYYLALQSGRIDAYLGPSPSANYHVASAGQSEIIGTLSGAGDGVQGKIAATTKKDSGLVKAYGAAIDHIIQDGSYAEVLKRWGLSNEAVEKSEINPPGLPKTEN encoded by the coding sequence ATGTCCGTCCGACGCACCCTCACCGCAGTCCTCGCCACCCTCACCGCCGCGGGGCTGCTCACGGCGTGCGGCACCGCCGACGGCACGGAGGACGTGATCCGTCCCGAGGGCCGGAAGGACACGGGCATCAACATCGGCCCCGACCAGAACCGGATCAGGGGCAAGAAGGTGGACGCCATCGCCGCTCAGCTCCCCGCCGCCGTACGTGAACGCGGCACGCTCCGGCTGGGCGCGAGCGCGGACGCCTCGCCACCGCTCGGCTTCTACGCGACCGACGACAGGACCCGGATCGGGAGCGAGATCGACCTCGCCACCCTGATCGCCGACACGCTCGGACTGAAGCCGAAGTTCGAGCAGGTCTCCTGGGAGAACCTCTTCGTCGGCCTCGACAGCTCCAAGTTCGACGGGGTCCTGTCCAACGTCACCGTGACCGAGGAGCGCAAGGAGAAGTACGACTTTGCGACGTACCGGCTCGACAACATCGCCTTCGAGGCCAGGAAGGGATCCGGCTGGAAGGTGAAGGGCCCCGCCGACGTGGCGGGGAAGACGATCTCCGTGGCCTCCGGGACCAACCAGGAGAAGATCCTCGTCGACTGGAGCGAGGAGAACGTCGAGGCCGGACGTGAGCCGGTCGACATCAAGTACTTCCAGAAGGACACCGACTACTACCTGGCCCTCCAGTCGGGCCGCATCGACGCCTACCTGGGCCCGAGCCCCTCGGCCAACTACCACGTGGCCTCCGCCGGACAGTCCGAGATCATCGGCACGCTCTCCGGAGCCGGTGACGGCGTCCAGGGGAAGATCGCCGCCACCACGAAGAAGGACAGCGGCCTGGTGAAGGCCTACGGCGCCGCGATCGACCACATCATCCAGGACGGCTCGTACGCCGAGGTCCTCAAGCGCTGGGGCCTGTCCAACGAGGCCGTCGAGAAGTCGGAGATCAACCCGCCCGGCCTCCCCAAGACCGAGAACTGA
- a CDS encoding FAD/NAD(P)-binding protein, whose product MTGAPAIVVIGGGPRGTGVIERIAANAAELYAGLPLDIHLVDPYPPGGGRIWRQDQSPLLWMNSMAEDVTMFTDDSVRMDGPVNPGPALHTWADDVREGRTAIDADPAVLREIHALGAQDFPSRRLQSVYLRWVYERAVAALPPGITVHEHTGRALRVSGPRGGPQRVRIQGRAEPLDADLVVLAVGHLDAEPDAGQQELSAFAARHGLVHLPPDFTADTDLSALPAGEPVLVRGFGLAFVDLMVLLTEGRGGRYENGTYIPSGREPVLYVGSRRGVPYRSKIGYTWQGERPPLPRHFGTDQVAELVGRPGPVDFTRDVWPLVTKELAHAHYHRLFTAHPERTAMDRGDFEEKYAVAEPGSAELAALVASAVPDPADRLDLDALDRPLDGVRHDSYEALQEALRAHVTADLERRHDPGHSPDLAVFLGLLSVYGQLVGLGDTGEQWHGFFSYLASGPPGPRLRQLLALSEAGVVRFLGADMTVESDEEQGVFRARSTTVPGVYTEARALVEARLPDPSLRTTRSALLSALYEEGAAGTDTGLLSVDPADGRILDRGGRPHPRRFALGPYTTARSSGAFTRPRTGGPAFQQNDATARTALTFLRDLSCRDRRTA is encoded by the coding sequence ATGACCGGCGCACCGGCGATCGTCGTCATCGGCGGCGGACCGCGCGGCACCGGGGTCATCGAACGCATAGCGGCCAACGCCGCCGAGCTGTACGCCGGTCTGCCCCTGGACATCCACCTCGTCGACCCGTACCCGCCCGGCGGCGGCCGGATCTGGCGGCAGGACCAGTCCCCGCTGCTGTGGATGAACTCCATGGCCGAGGACGTCACCATGTTCACCGACGACTCCGTACGGATGGACGGCCCCGTCAACCCGGGCCCCGCCCTGCACACCTGGGCCGACGACGTCCGCGAGGGACGGACCGCCATCGACGCCGACCCCGCGGTCCTGCGGGAGATACACGCCCTCGGCGCCCAGGACTTCCCCAGCCGGCGGCTGCAGAGCGTCTACCTGCGGTGGGTCTACGAGCGGGCGGTAGCCGCACTGCCGCCCGGCATCACCGTCCACGAACACACCGGCCGCGCGCTGCGGGTGTCCGGGCCCCGCGGCGGCCCGCAGCGTGTCCGGATCCAGGGACGCGCCGAGCCGCTCGACGCCGATCTCGTCGTCCTCGCCGTCGGGCACCTCGACGCGGAACCGGACGCCGGACAGCAGGAGCTGTCCGCCTTCGCCGCACGCCACGGACTCGTCCACCTCCCGCCCGACTTCACCGCCGACACAGACCTCTCCGCCCTGCCCGCGGGGGAGCCCGTCCTCGTGCGCGGCTTCGGCCTCGCCTTCGTCGACCTGATGGTGCTGCTCACCGAGGGGCGCGGCGGACGGTACGAGAACGGGACGTACATCCCCTCCGGCAGGGAACCTGTCCTGTACGTCGGTTCGAGGAGGGGCGTCCCCTACCGCTCCAAGATCGGCTACACCTGGCAGGGCGAACGCCCGCCGCTGCCGCGCCACTTCGGCACCGACCAGGTGGCCGAGCTCGTCGGCCGCCCCGGCCCCGTGGACTTCACCCGCGATGTGTGGCCGCTGGTCACCAAGGAGCTGGCCCACGCCCACTACCACCGGCTCTTCACCGCCCACCCCGAGCGCACGGCCATGGACCGGGGGGACTTCGAGGAGAAGTACGCCGTCGCGGAGCCCGGCAGCGCCGAGCTCGCCGCCCTCGTCGCCTCGGCCGTCCCCGACCCCGCCGACCGGCTCGACCTCGACGCCCTCGACCGGCCCCTCGACGGGGTGCGCCACGACTCGTACGAAGCGCTGCAGGAAGCGCTGCGCGCCCATGTCACCGCCGACCTGGAGCGCCGGCACGACCCCGGGCACAGCCCCGACCTCGCCGTGTTCCTCGGACTCCTCTCCGTCTACGGGCAGTTGGTCGGCCTCGGCGACACCGGCGAACAGTGGCACGGCTTCTTCAGCTACCTCGCCTCCGGACCGCCAGGCCCCAGACTGCGCCAGCTCCTCGCCCTCTCCGAGGCCGGCGTCGTCCGCTTCCTCGGTGCGGACATGACCGTGGAGTCCGACGAGGAACAGGGCGTCTTCCGCGCCCGCAGCACCACCGTGCCCGGCGTGTACACCGAAGCCCGCGCCCTGGTCGAGGCTCGGCTGCCCGACCCCTCGCTGCGCACGACCCGCAGCGCGCTGCTGAGCGCGCTGTACGAGGAAGGCGCGGCCGGCACCGACACGGGCCTGCTCTCGGTCGATCCTGCCGACGGCCGGATCCTGGACCGCGGGGGCCGCCCCCACCCGCGGCGCTTCGCACTCGGCCCCTACACCACCGCCCGCTCCAGCGGTGCCTTCACCAGGCCGCGCACCGGTGGCCCGGCGTTCCAGCAGAACGACGCCACCGCCCGTACGGCGCTCACCTTCCTGCGCGACCTCTCCTGTCGGGACCGCCGCACCGCGTGA
- a CDS encoding ABC transporter substrate-binding protein, producing the protein MPRTRQTAAFALITVAALSLTACGSGDPAAAPAGAGAAVKGRTPTTDVVSSVERDEDASRLLPEKVRASGTLSLASSVGAPPGAFYEEDGRTLAGADIDFADAVARKLGLKLKREVASFEAILPALGSGKYDVGTGNFGVTEERRGTIDFVTYINDGQGFAVRDDSDLKKVTDLTQLCGLTVGTGAGTTFEATLEENRHRCADEGRKPYEVKTYADQAAVWISLQQGRSDVLMSTINGLRYAVTQQEGLRFLNEFKRLDVGFAFRKGTPLAPAFQAAVNALKADGTYDRILKKWGTSESAIRTSQISPPEIK; encoded by the coding sequence ATGCCCCGAACCCGGCAGACCGCTGCCTTCGCGCTGATCACTGTGGCCGCCCTCTCGCTCACCGCCTGCGGGTCGGGTGACCCCGCCGCCGCGCCGGCCGGAGCGGGGGCCGCCGTCAAGGGGAGGACCCCGACGACCGATGTGGTCTCGTCGGTGGAACGGGACGAGGACGCGTCGAGGCTGCTGCCCGAGAAGGTGCGCGCCTCGGGAACCCTGTCCCTCGCGTCCAGCGTCGGCGCCCCGCCCGGGGCGTTCTACGAGGAGGACGGCAGGACGCTCGCGGGCGCCGACATCGACTTCGCCGACGCCGTGGCCAGGAAGCTCGGGCTGAAGCTGAAGCGGGAGGTCGCCTCCTTCGAGGCGATCCTGCCCGCCCTCGGCAGCGGCAAGTACGACGTGGGCACCGGCAACTTCGGGGTGACGGAGGAGCGACGCGGGACGATCGACTTCGTCACGTACATCAACGACGGGCAGGGGTTCGCCGTCCGCGACGACAGCGACCTGAAGAAGGTCACCGACCTCACCCAGCTCTGCGGGCTGACCGTCGGCACCGGTGCCGGAACCACCTTCGAGGCGACCCTGGAGGAGAACAGGCACCGGTGCGCCGACGAGGGCAGGAAGCCGTACGAGGTCAAGACGTACGCCGATCAGGCCGCGGTCTGGATCTCGCTCCAGCAAGGCCGCAGCGACGTGCTGATGTCCACGATCAACGGACTGCGGTACGCCGTGACCCAGCAGGAGGGTCTGCGCTTCCTCAACGAGTTCAAGCGGCTCGACGTCGGCTTCGCGTTCAGGAAGGGCACCCCGCTGGCCCCGGCCTTCCAGGCGGCGGTCAACGCCCTCAAGGCCGACGGCACCTACGACCGCATCCTGAAGAAGTGGGGCACCTCCGAGTCGGCCATCCGGACCTCGCAGATCTCGCCGCCCGAGATCAAGTGA
- a CDS encoding cell division protein SepF, translating into MGSVRKASAWLGLVEDNDERYYDDEYSEDAETGTNQPWVTDPRVRVASEKAVDTGRRIATVTPDSFRDARAIGELFRDGVPVIVNLTAMDPGDAKRVVDFAAGLIFGLHGSIERVATRVFLLSPAHTEVVNGEAGGRSADGFFNQS; encoded by the coding sequence ATGGGATCGGTGCGCAAGGCGAGTGCCTGGCTGGGCCTCGTGGAGGACAACGACGAGCGGTACTACGACGACGAGTACTCCGAGGATGCTGAGACCGGCACGAATCAGCCATGGGTGACCGACCCCCGGGTCCGGGTCGCCTCCGAGAAGGCCGTGGATACGGGCCGCCGGATCGCCACGGTCACCCCGGACAGTTTCCGCGACGCCCGTGCCATCGGTGAGCTCTTCCGGGACGGCGTTCCGGTGATCGTCAACCTCACCGCCATGGATCCGGGTGACGCCAAGCGCGTCGTGGACTTCGCCGCGGGTCTGATCTTCGGACTGCACGGTTCGATCGAACGCGTGGCGACCCGGGTCTTCCTGCTGTCCCCGGCCCACACCGAGGTGGTCAACGGCGAAGCCGGCGGCCGGTCGGCCGACGGCTTCTTCAACCAGAGCTGA
- a CDS encoding LLM class flavin-dependent oxidoreductase produces the protein MSATRPLHLAAEIGGPPRYDARSHIALARLAEGGALDFVTLNDSFARPGPDALAVLAHVAPATTRIGLVPTVTTTHTEPFHVSSAVATLDWVSKGRAGWQADVSTTEAEARLFGRRPAAPASTLWQEAGEAADAGARLWDSWEDGAEIRDVATGRFIDRDKLHYVDFEGSTFSVRGPAIVPRPPQGRPVTVIDATSGPAREAAARHADVAYVRATSPEQAAALRDELRRSAAAHGRDPDSLRVLAALTVDLGDAETTPEPGLGSGPQLAGRGTYFRGGPVDLAEVITQWHRGGAVDGFHLTPITPERDLERIVNGTVALLQHRSLFRTFHPGGTLREHLGLGRPANRYTLTSTSGATS, from the coding sequence ATGTCCGCCACCAGGCCCCTTCACCTCGCCGCCGAGATCGGCGGCCCGCCACGCTACGACGCCCGTTCCCACATCGCGCTGGCCCGGCTCGCCGAGGGAGGAGCGCTCGACTTCGTCACCCTGAACGACTCCTTCGCACGCCCCGGCCCCGACGCGCTCGCCGTGCTCGCCCACGTCGCGCCCGCCACCACCCGGATCGGCCTCGTGCCGACCGTCACCACCACCCACACCGAGCCCTTCCACGTCTCCTCCGCCGTCGCCACCCTCGACTGGGTCAGCAAGGGCCGGGCCGGCTGGCAGGCCGACGTGTCGACGACCGAGGCCGAGGCCCGGCTGTTCGGCCGGCGCCCCGCCGCTCCCGCCTCCACGCTGTGGCAGGAGGCGGGGGAGGCCGCCGACGCCGGAGCGCGGCTGTGGGACAGCTGGGAGGACGGCGCGGAGATCCGGGACGTGGCCACCGGCCGCTTCATCGACCGCGACAAACTCCACTACGTCGACTTCGAGGGCAGCACCTTCTCCGTCCGAGGCCCGGCCATCGTGCCGAGGCCGCCGCAGGGCCGGCCCGTCACCGTCATCGACGCCACGAGCGGCCCGGCCCGCGAGGCGGCCGCACGGCACGCCGACGTCGCCTACGTACGGGCCACGTCACCCGAACAGGCCGCCGCGCTCCGCGACGAGCTGCGCCGCTCCGCCGCGGCCCACGGCCGTGACCCCGACAGCCTGCGGGTCCTGGCCGCCCTCACCGTCGACCTCGGGGACGCCGAGACCACCCCCGAACCCGGACTCGGGAGCGGCCCTCAACTCGCCGGGCGGGGGACCTACTTCCGGGGCGGCCCTGTGGACCTCGCCGAGGTCATCACACAGTGGCACCGGGGCGGGGCCGTGGACGGCTTCCACCTCACCCCCATCACACCGGAGCGCGACCTGGAGAGGATCGTCAACGGGACCGTGGCGCTGCTCCAGCACCGGAGTCTGTTCCGCACCTTCCACCCGGGCGGCACGCTCCGGGAGCACCTAGGCCTCGGCCGCCCCGCCAACCGCTACACGCTCACGAGCACCTCAGGGGCGACGTCATGA